The window CAATGGCTAATATAACCCAAAAATATCCCGTTGTCAATACCCAAATTCCCAAATCGCCGAAATTTTAAGCAACGATGACTTGACCCTATCCCAGGACCCTCTCGCCTCAAAGCATGTCTGAAAAATTATCGGTCAGATGTCTGAGAGGTTTCCTCAGAGCGTGTCTGAAAATTTACCGGCAAGATGTTCTGAGGGGTCTCCCTCAACGACCAGCTCCACAGGGGAAGGTGTGGAGGGAGCCTCCCCTCCACGGAAATCCCGCTTTTCCGGCCTGTACCCGCCGTTCTCGGCCCTTTCCGCAGGAATCCGGGCCGAGAACGGGCAGGTCGAGGGCAAAAGAAGGGCTTTTTCCGGAGGGGCGGAGCCCCTCCGGGCCTTCCCACGGCAGAAGCAGCGACATCTCTCAGACACACTCTCAGACACCATCTCCTCAAAGGAAATATGGAGGGAACCTCCCATAGCAAAAGTAATGACATTTCCCAAACACGCTCTCGGAGGGATCCCTTCAGATGCAAAAGGGATGTAACGAAGAGGTTCAGGAGAAGGATTCTCATCTCCTGGATCGGGGGAATGTTCATATCTCTCCACAGGTGATAACCAAAAGAAAATAGTATTTAGTAGTAGGGTGTGATCTCAGATGTGGAGAAGTGGTACTTTTTTCCTATCTCTAGGTGCCCCCGTAAGGCAACCCGCTACATCTAGGGGGTGTTTTCCTCATATCCCCTCCCTCCCTTTGGGATATCTCGTTGAGAGCCTGTGTACAGGTGTGTATAACCCGTGAGGAGGGGAATCTGGTATTTGGAAGCTGGAATACATATATCTGGGAAGGCGCCTGGCCTCACCTACGATATCTAGGGCTCTCGCCCTCTGCGCCCGCTCAGTTAAACATAACATCGCATATCGGGATAACCAAAAAATCCTATATCAATCCTCCTTTCTTCCCCATAGTTTTCCCCAGGTCTTGTTCGGGATATTGGGAATCCCTTCTACAGCTCCTCGGACAGCAGGCGGGCCATCAGGATGGTGTGGGCGCTCCACTCGATGCGCTCCAATATGTCGAACGCGTCGTTCAGATCGCGTCCTAAGGTGACGATGCCGTGCCATGCGAGGATGAAGGCCAGTCCGTGCTGGGAGAGCTCATCCCTGCGCTCGGCCACGGCCTCCACCGTTCGGATGGCCAGCTCCTGGGAGTGGGCCGGGATGGGAGGGATGACCGGCACTTCTCCGAACTTCTCCGTATAACCGCTGGTGGGAGCGATGGGACGCCCTGTGGCGGCGAACACGTTGATGTACCTGGGGTGGGCGTGAATGATCCCGTTCACCTCCGGGAACTCGTCATAGATGGCCAGATGCAGGGCGCTCTCCCGGGAGAGCGCCCCATCGCCGGCGATGATATGATGTTGCTCGTCCAGGACCATCACCTGTTCCGGACGCAGGTTCCATTGGTGCCTGCTGCCCGCGTATCGGGGACTCATGTAGATCAGGCCATCGACCCGATGGCTGACGTTCCCCCCGGCCGAGTTCGTCAGAAATCGCTGATACATCAGGCGCCCGATCTCTACCACTTGCTGGCGGGGATCCGCGGACATATGCCTGCCTTGCCTCCTGTTGCTGCCTATGACATCTCGCGTTGGGAAGGGCTTCTCACATGCGCCCGTATTTGGCGAACACCTCTTCCACCGGTACGCCGGCAGCCAGCTCCCGGCGGGTGTTTTCCTCCTTCTCCTCCAACTCCTCGACCTTTAGCAGCACCTCGTAGGCGATCTCCTGTGGGATCACCATGACGCCGTCCGCGTCTCCGACGATCCAGTCGCCTGGATTCACGCGAACCGACTGGGTCAGCGTGCCGGTCATGTAGATGGGAGTCATGAAGTCCTCCGCCCTCCAGCGCTTGGCTGACTCGATCGGGGATGTGTAGCGGACGAACACCGGCCAGTCGGGAATGCGCAACAGCCCCGCCAGATCACGGATGCCTCCGTCGATGACGACGCCCGTTGCCCCGTGTTGTCGGGCGGTGTAGCTCATCATCTCTCCCCAGTGACCCGTTTGGTCCTCTTTTTCCGCGTTGACGACGACGACGCATCCGGGGAACATGGCCTTGAACATGCCCCAATTGGCGAACTTCTCCGATTGGGGCAGCTCATCCCCCGTGCGGGGCTCTCGGGTTCCTCGCACAGTGAAGGCCGGGCCCGCCACGCGCATCTCATACGTCAGGGGTTTGATGCCCAGGGATAGGCACTGATTGGGCAACCCCATCCTGTCCAGGGTGTCGTAGATGGAGGCCGAGGCACACTTACGGTACCGCTCTGCCATCTCCGCTACGGAAATCGGGTACTCCATGGCGGTATCCTCCCTTCGCAAACGAAATGTAACGGAATGTGGTGATCGCCGCGGGGTGTAGCTTATCCCATTTGCGAATTTATGTCCAGCCTTCTTCCAGAATGGCGGCCTGATTCTGCCATTCCCACATCCGATAGTAGAGCCCCCTCGCCTTCAGCAGATCGGAGTGACGGCCTCTCTCCACGATCCTCCCGGCTTGCAGCACCAGGATCTCGTCCATGGTCCTCGCGTCCGCCAGCCGATGGGTGATCATGAGCGTCGTGCGCCCCTCCATCAGCGCGTGAACGGCTTCGAGCACTCGCCGTGCCGTCAGAACGTCCAGGTTTGCCGTCGCCTCGTCCAGGATCAGGATGGGCGCGTCCTTCAGCAACGCCCGGGTGATGGCCAGCCGTTGGCGCTCGCCGCCGCTGAGGCGTACCCCCTGCTCTCCGATCCATGTCTCGTAGCCTTGGGGCAGCGACTGGATGAACTCGTGGATCTGAGCCTGCCGGGCCGCCTGGATGATCGCCTCCTCGTCGGCGTCCGGACGGGCGATGAGGAGGTTCTCCCGGATGGTGGCGTTGAACAGGTGGGTGTGTTGGGAGACGACGGCGATCATCCGTCGCACATCCTCCTGCCGATACGCTCGCAGATCCCTGCCGTCCAGAAGGATCCGACCATCCCGGTAGTCCCAAAAGCGCAGCAGCAGGTGGACCAGGGTGGACTTCCCCGCCCCGCTGGGGCCCACGATGGCCAGCCGCTTGCCCCGCGGCAGGGCGAAGCTGATATCGTCCAGGGCTGGCGGGTCGCCCGGGCGGTAGCGGAAGCTCAGATGTTCCACGACCAGGTCCGGCTCCCGTGGCGGGGGCGCGGGCGAGGGCGGATCCGACACGGCCGGGTGGGCGTCTACGATGTCGAACAGCCGCCGGGCCGCCTCCAGGCTGGACTCCAGGTGCTGGGCCGCCTGGGATAACGGCGTGATGGCCTCAAAGCTGGCCAGGGCCGCCAGGATGAGCGCTCCCAGATACACGCCGTTGATGTGCCCCTCGCGGATCAGCGGGATGGCCACGAGCAGGATCCCCCACATGCCCACGTGGGCCAGCAGCCCTCCCAGGGCGCTTTGCAACCCCTCGGCCCATGCCAGGCGTCTTTGCGCCTTTGCAAGCCTCTCATCCGTGGAGCGTATGGACTCCAGATGATCCTGGGCCCGGTCGAATGCCAGCAGGTCCGCCATGCCCTGAATGCCATCGACGAGGGCTGCGTGCAGCTCCGCTCGTACGATCACCGTCTCCTGCCCCGGGCGCCGGCTGAGGATCCGGATCAGCAGCGGGACGCCGATCCCGGCAACGAGGAAGGCGATCGCCAACATCGCGGCCAGGGCGGGATGGTATCGGTACAGGAAGGCCGTCATGGTGAGGAGCGTCAGGAGGGCCACCGCCGGCGGGGCGATCACGCGTATGTAGAAGTGCTGCAGGGATTCGATATCCCCGACGATCCGGCTCAATAGGTCTCCGCTTCGATGCTCCATGAGTCTGGCCGGGGCCATGGGCTCCAGGGCCTCGTAGAACCAGACGCGCAGGCGCGCCAGCAGGCGAAAGGTCGTCTGATGGGAGACATAGCGCTCCAGATAGCGGAACACGCCGCGGGCGATCCCAAAGAATCGAACGCCGACGATCGCCACCTGGAGGTCGGCGATGGAGGGGTGGAGCGCGGCGCGAGCGATGATGTAGGCTGACGTCGCCATGAGCCCGATGCTGCTGCCCACGGTGGCAAATCCCAACAGGGCGGAGAGGGCGATCCACCCTTTGAAGGGGGTGATCAGTTTGAGCAATCGCCAGCCGGTTCCCCTCATGTCGCCCTCCCCGCCATGTGAGCCGTAACCAGGCGTCGGTAGAGCCCCTCCCTCTGAAGAAGGGCCTCGTGGGAGCCGGATTCCACCACCCGGCCGCCCCGGAGGACGACGATGTGGTCGGCGGTGTAGATGGTGTTGAGTCGGTGGGAGATGATGAGCACCGTCCGCCCCCTGGTGAGGCGCTCCATGGCATCCTGGATCAGAGCCTCCTGCTCCGGATCCAGATGGGCGCTGGCCTCATCCAGGATCAGGAAGGGGGCATCCTTCAGGAACGCCCGGGCCAGCGCGATCCTCTGAGCCTGTCCCCCGCTCAGCCGGGCCCCCCGTTCTCCAACGAGGGTCTCATATCCTCGCGGCAGGGCTTGGATGAATTCATGCGCGTGCGCCAGTCGAGCGGCCTGGATCACCTCCTCCATGCTGGCGTGGGGGCAACCCAACCGAATGTTCGCCGCGATGGTCTCATGAAACAGGTATGGGTGCTGGGGCACCCAGGCGACCCATCGACGCCAGTCCGTGATAGAGAGATCGGCGAGGGGGACCCCATCCACGGTGATGCACCCGCGGCTCGGCTCGATGAACCTCAGGAGAAGATAGGCCACCGTGGTCTTGCCGGAGCCGCTGGGGCCGACCAGGGCCACCCTTTTCCCATGGGGGATGTGAAAGGAAACCCCCTCCAGAGCCGGAGCTCTCTCCTCCTCATAGGCGCAGTGGACGTCCTCGAAGCGGATGTGGAAGCGATGCGGGGTCCGCCGCGATCGGATGGCCGGCGGAGCGGTGACGCGAGGGCGGGTCTCCAGGATCTCGAAGATCCGGGCGGCCGCCGTCACGCCGTCCACGGCGGCGTGGAAGCGTGTGCCCAACATGCGGAGCGGGATATAGAACTCCGGCGCCAGGAGTAGGACGAAGAAGGCCCGCTCGAAGTCCATGCGGCCGTACAGAAGCCTCAGCCCGATCTCCACGGCGACCACGGCCGTGCTGAGGGTGGCCACCAGCTCCAGCACCAACGCGGAGAGGAAGGCCACCTTCAGCACGCCCATCGTCGTCTCTCGGAAGCGATCGGTCACCGCTGCGATCACTCGCGCCTGTGCCCGGCTTTGCCCTAGCAGCTTCAGCGTGGTCAACCCCTGCAGTACGTCGAGGAAATGGGCGCTCAGGCGGCTCAGGGTCTCCCACTGCCGTTTGCTCAGGGCGTCGGCCAGGCTCCCGATCAGGACCATGAAGATGGGGATCAGGGGGGCGGTGAGCAGGAGGACCAGTCCGGAGATCGCATCCCGTGGGAGGACGAAGGACAGGTAGGTGAGGGGCACCAGGACGGCCAGCGCCAGCTGGGGCAGGTATTGGCGGAAGTAGGCCTCCAGCGCCTCGATCCCTTCCATCGCTGCGTTGCTCAGCTCACCGGTTCGTTCCCCACTCACGTAGATCGGGCCCAGGGCGATGATGTGGGCGAACAGGCGGGTTCGGAGGGCGGACTTCACCCGGGCGGCCGCCAGGTAGCCGCTGGCCTCGCTCCCCCACACGGCCAGGGCGCGCCCGGCTATAATGACGAGCAGCAGGGCCAGATAAGGGGAGACCTCTGCCAGGGCGGCCTCCTTCAGGAAGACGCGATCGACGATGCGGCTGAGATAGCGGGCCTGCAGGACGGTGAGAATGCCCGCGAGGAACCCCGCTCCGATCGTGAGCGCCAGATACCATCGAACGGCTCGGGCCTCGCGCAGCAGACGTGGATCCAGCTTCATGCAAGGGGCCTCGCTTCGGCTGTCAAGGGGACGCCTTCAGAGTGTGCGGGAGGGCCGGCCCGTCCACGCTTGGACAAGGCCAGCCCTCTTACGCGAAGGTGTCTCATCGGGCGGATCACGGCGCAGGAGCCGCCGAGAGCCCGATTGCGCCACGGAAGAGCTCTAATATTCCAGATGCTGCTCACGGGTGATCCGGCCTCGGAACACCCAGTAGGTCCACCCCTGGTAGATCAGCACGATGGGCACGAGGGTCAAAGCGATGATGGTCATCACTTTCAGCGTGT is drawn from Chloroflexota bacterium and contains these coding sequences:
- the cydD gene encoding thiol reductant ABC exporter subunit CydD, giving the protein MKLDPRLLREARAVRWYLALTIGAGFLAGILTVLQARYLSRIVDRVFLKEAALAEVSPYLALLLVIIAGRALAVWGSEASGYLAAARVKSALRTRLFAHIIALGPIYVSGERTGELSNAAMEGIEALEAYFRQYLPQLALAVLVPLTYLSFVLPRDAISGLVLLLTAPLIPIFMVLIGSLADALSKRQWETLSRLSAHFLDVLQGLTTLKLLGQSRAQARVIAAVTDRFRETTMGVLKVAFLSALVLELVATLSTAVVAVEIGLRLLYGRMDFERAFFVLLLAPEFYIPLRMLGTRFHAAVDGVTAAARIFEILETRPRVTAPPAIRSRRTPHRFHIRFEDVHCAYEEERAPALEGVSFHIPHGKRVALVGPSGSGKTTVAYLLLRFIEPSRGCITVDGVPLADLSITDWRRWVAWVPQHPYLFHETIAANIRLGCPHASMEEVIQAARLAHAHEFIQALPRGYETLVGERGARLSGGQAQRIALARAFLKDAPFLILDEASAHLDPEQEALIQDAMERLTRGRTVLIISHRLNTIYTADHIVVLRGGRVVESGSHEALLQREGLYRRLVTAHMAGRAT
- the cydC gene encoding thiol reductant ABC exporter subunit CydC, giving the protein MRGTGWRLLKLITPFKGWIALSALLGFATVGSSIGLMATSAYIIARAALHPSIADLQVAIVGVRFFGIARGVFRYLERYVSHQTTFRLLARLRVWFYEALEPMAPARLMEHRSGDLLSRIVGDIESLQHFYIRVIAPPAVALLTLLTMTAFLYRYHPALAAMLAIAFLVAGIGVPLLIRILSRRPGQETVIVRAELHAALVDGIQGMADLLAFDRAQDHLESIRSTDERLAKAQRRLAWAEGLQSALGGLLAHVGMWGILLVAIPLIREGHINGVYLGALILAALASFEAITPLSQAAQHLESSLEAARRLFDIVDAHPAVSDPPSPAPPPREPDLVVEHLSFRYRPGDPPALDDISFALPRGKRLAIVGPSGAGKSTLVHLLLRFWDYRDGRILLDGRDLRAYRQEDVRRMIAVVSQHTHLFNATIRENLLIARPDADEEAIIQAARQAQIHEFIQSLPQGYETWIGEQGVRLSGGERQRLAITRALLKDAPILILDEATANLDVLTARRVLEAVHALMEGRTTLMITHRLADARTMDEILVLQAGRIVERGRHSDLLKARGLYYRMWEWQNQAAILEEGWT
- a CDS encoding RraA family protein is translated as MEYPISVAEMAERYRKCASASIYDTLDRMGLPNQCLSLGIKPLTYEMRVAGPAFTVRGTREPRTGDELPQSEKFANWGMFKAMFPGCVVVVNAEKEDQTGHWGEMMSYTARQHGATGVVIDGGIRDLAGLLRIPDWPVFVRYTSPIESAKRWRAEDFMTPIYMTGTLTQSVRVNPGDWIVGDADGVMVIPQEIAYEVLLKVEELEEKEENTRRELAAGVPVEEVFAKYGRM